The following are encoded together in the Hydractinia symbiolongicarpus strain clone_291-10 chromosome 14, HSymV2.1, whole genome shotgun sequence genome:
- the LOC130625604 gene encoding P2X purinoceptor 7-like: protein MSCNNDEEYNLESSESDNSLHEKDFTKLQPYEFEPLVSDEEEVSNGVENDEVSFTDAEPRTGNTNWCECGNCRAMETDTESVCCVESNEIPDEFFQGHKCVTEAADFQVVVLTKAVLETALSALHDLRGDTLELKNESYRYAGYKQFTWWIHSRLGKGVRRVIPSCVVWAIQRKYPAEDEKYVLFKES from the exons atgtcttgtaataatgacgaagaatataacttagaaagctcagaatcggataattctcttcatgaaaaagactttacaaagctacagccatacGAATTTGAACCTCTTGTGTCTGACGAGGAAGAAGTTAGTAACGGTGTAGAAAATGACGAGGTTTCTTTTACTGATGCAGAGCCACGTACGGGTAATACAAATTGGTGTGAATGTGGAAATTGTAGAGCAATGGAAACCGATACTGAAAGCGTGTGCTGTGTCGAGTCAAACGAAATTCCTGATGAGTTTTTCCAAG gtcataaatgcgttaCAGAAGCTGCTGATTTtcaagtggttgttttgacaaaagctgttttagaaactgcgttATCTGCATTGCATGATTTGAGAGGAGACactttagaattaaaaaatga ATCTTATCGTTACGCTGGTTATAAACAGTTCACTTGGTGGATACACAGTCGATTGGGAAAAGGGGTGAGAAGAGTGATTCCTTCTTGTGTAGTATGGGCAATTCAAAGAAAATATCCGGCAGAAgatgaaaaatatgttttattcaaagaaagttga
- the LOC130625238 gene encoding tigger transposable element-derived protein 6-like — protein MINDASSKPFERLFRTFSRKFKEFQKKDTLITMSSVAGSKRRIDNKSCKIKYKALKALEKGTAPKDVAKEFKIPPSTLSTWKKNKEKIYKQFNNGQTSKRSKPEKFEDVNKAVHKWLLMMRSENIPISGPMLKEKALEFAEALGVESFQASQGWMAKWKTRYGVSFKTIAGESRSVTEEMTAPWSETTLPTILSRYPLEDIFNADEFGLFFQCLPNKTLHMKGDKCPGGKHSKVRLTGLAAGNALGERLPMFVIGKSANPRCFKGVKTLPCRYRSQKKSWMSGELFEEWVRELDRKFSVSKRKIALIIDNCTAHPHVENLEWVELIFLPPNTTSRTQPMDQGIIRALKAKYRSLAVRKLIKALDEAKSTPKFSILAAMYMLRKAWDDVSNKTFTNCFRKSGISQKDAERAINEDDDPFKSLTSEVEEDPIPTLDAELSYIKRRFPDHINPDLSTEDFIDFDIEVSTSHGRLKTADIIAEITGTQDEELEEVDEEDKKEEDKITRPTAEQVRTAINVLEDLSIFSHFGEEMIASLRDLNRNIAKDFHMSCKQTVITDFFSK, from the exons ATGATTAATGATGCGTCATCCAAGCCTTTCGAACGTCTTTTTCGAACGTTTTcgagaaaatttaaagaatttcaaaagaaagacaCTCTCATAACAATGTCGTCTGTGGCAGGATCAAAGCGTCGAATTGACAATAAGTCGTGCAAAATCAAGTACAAAGCTCTTAAAGCGTTGGAAAAGGGTACTGCGCCAAAGGATGTGGCAAAAGAGTTCAAAATTCCTCCAAGCACCCTGtcaacttggaaaaaaaataaagaaaagatttaCAAGCAGTTTAACAACGGGCAAACATCGAAGAGATCAAAGCCAGAAAAATTCGAAGATGTGAACAAAGCTGTTCATAAATGGTTACTTATGATGAGGAGTGAGAATATCCCAATCAGTGGCCCGATGCTGAAAGAGAAAGCTCTTGAGTTTGCCGAAGCGTTGGGTGTCGAGTCATTTCAAGCTTCTCAGGGGTGGATGGCTAAATGGAAAACCAG GTATGGAGTATCCTTCAAAACCATCGCTGGAGAATCACGGTCCGTCACTGAGGAAATGACAGCGCCATGGTCGGAGACAACATTACCAACCATTCTCTCCCGCTATCCTCTGGAAGACATTTTTAACGCCGACGAATTTGGGCTTTTCTTTCAATGCCTTCCCAATAAAACTTTGCATATGAAAGGTGATAAGTGTCCTGGAGGAAAACACAGCAAAGTTAGACTTACAGGTTTAGCTGCTGGTAATGCCTTGGGGGAACGATTGCCAATGTTTGTAATCGGCAAGTCCGCCAACCCTCGTTGCTTTAAAGGTGTCAAAACACTACCCTGTCGATACCGTTCGCAAAAGAAGAGTTGGATGTCTGGAGAGCTGTTCGAAGAGTGGGTACGCGAGCTTGATCGAAAATTTTCTGTCTCTAAGCGAAAAATTGCTTTGATTATTGACAATTGTACCGCACATCCTCATGTTGAAAACCTGGAATGGGTAGAATTGATCTTTCTTCCTCCAAATACCACGTCCCGAACCCAACCTATGGACCAAGGAATTATCCGCGCCCTGAAAGCAAAATATCGATCGCTAGCAGTGCGGAAATTGATAAAAGCCTTGGACGAGGCAAAATCGACTCCGAAGTTCTCGATTCTTGCAGCTATGTACATGCTAAGGAAAGCATGGGATGATGTTTCCAACAAAACATTCACCAATTGCTTTCGAAAATCAGGAATTTCCCAAAAGGATGCAGAAAGAGCGATCAACGAAGATGACGacccttttaaaagtttaaccaGCGAAGTAGAAGAAGACCCAATTCCAACCCTCGATGCTGAACTCTCTTACATAAAACGAAGGTTTCCTGACCACATTAATCCTGACTTATCAACTGaagatttcattgattttgacaTTGAAGTCAGTACATCTCATGGGCGTCTGAAGActgctgacatcattgctgaGATCACTGGGACTCAAGACGAAGAATTAGAAGAGGTCGACGAAGAAGACAAGAAGGAAGAAGATAAGATCACAAGACCGACGGCCGAGCAAGTGCGTACAGCTATCAACGTCCTCGAAGACTTgagtattttttcacattttggagaaGAAATGATAGCTTCCCTGAGGGACTTGAATCGTAATATCGCCAAAGATTTTCATATGAGTTGTAAGCAAACAGTTATCACCGACTTCTtttctaaataa